From the Actinopolymorpha singaporensis genome, the window GGGTCACCGAGCCGTTGACGGAGTTTCCGTCCTACATGACGCTCGGCGCCGCCCGCGATCCGTTGCTCGCCCGCCGCGTGGCCCGGGCCAGCGGGGAGGAGCTGCGCAAGCTCGGGTTCACCATGGTCTTCGCGCCGGACGCCGACGTGACGACCGGGCCGGACGACCCGACCATCGCCAGCCGCTCCGCCGGTGACGACCCCGACCTGGTGTCCGCCATCGTCAAGGGCTCCCTGCGCGGGTACGCCGACGCCGGGATCCTCTCCGTTCCCAAGCACTTTCCCGGGCACGGCAGCGTCCCCGCGGACAGCCACGTCAGCCTGCCGGTCCAGCACGCGTCGCTGGCCACGCTCGAGCGCCGTGACCTGGTGCCGTTCGCCGCGGCCGTCAAGGACGGCGTGTCGGCGGTCATGGTCGCCCACATCGACGTACGCGCGGTCGACCCGGGCACCCCGGCGTCGGTGTCGAAGCCGATGATCGACGGGGTTCTGCGCAAGCAGCTCGGCTTCCAGGGCGCGGTGTTCACCGACGCGCTGGAGATGGCCGGGGTGGCCGACAAGTACGGCAGCGCGGAGGCGGGTGTACGCGCCCTGCTCGCCGGTGCCGACGTCCTCCTGCTGCCCGCCAGTGCGGCGAAGACGCACGACGCGATCATGGCGGCGCTGAGCTCGGGCCGGCTACCGCAAGCGCGTCTTGACGAGGCTGCCGCGCGCTCCATCGCGTTGATGCTGCACGCCAGGTCGACGGCTCAGAAGACACCGTCGGAGGTCGAGCTCGGCGGGGCGAAGGACGTCTCCTACGCCGCCTCGCTGAAGGGGCTGACCGTGGTGTCGGGCAGGTGCGAAGGTCGCCTGGTGGGTGAGCGGATCAGCGTGGTCGGTGGCCGGTCCGAGGACCGTGCCCGGCTCACCGAGGCCGCCCGCAAGGCAGGCTTGACAGTAGGTGAGGGCGGTGACGTCGTGCACCTGTTGGGCCGCGGTGAGGCGGGCTCCGGCGCGGTGGTCGTCGCCCTGGACACGCCGTACGGCCTGGCGCGCAGTTCCGCCTCCGAGGCGCGGATCGGGTTGTACGGGCGTACGCCGGAAGCGTTTCACGCCCTGGTCGACGTGCTCACCGGCAGGGCACGCGGCGGCGGCCGGCTTCCGGTGCACGTCGGGGACCTGCCCGCACAGCACTGCAGGTAGCGAACCCCCACCGGAACGAACTCCGGCCCGCGTCTTCGGGTGAGATCGCGGGCCGGAGGTTCGTGCGGGTGGGTGCGGAGGTCAGGACCGCAGCGCGGCCACGACGTCGATCTCCACCAGGATGTTGTTCAGCTGGGACCCCACCGTGGTGCGGACGGGGTAGGGCTCCTCGAGGAACGACTCGTACACGCGGTTGAAGTCCGCGAAGTCGGCCAGGTCGGCCAGGTGCACGGTGGCCTTCACCACGTCGGCGAAGGTGAGTCCGCGCTCGGCGAGCACCGCGGCGACGTTGCGCATCACCTGCGCGGTCTGCTCGGCTACCCCGCCCTCCACGAGCTTGCCGGTCTTCGGGTCGGCCGGGCCGAAGCCCGCCGTGTAGAGGAAACCGTTGGCCACGATGCCCTGGGAGTAGGCACCGGCCGGGTTGGGCGCCTGGTCGGTCTTGATCGCTTCCTTGGCCATGGTGGTCCTTCCGCTCGGTCGGCTGGCAGCCGCTGCGTCCGCCGTCGTGTGCCTTCGTACGCCGTACGAACCTCTGGGGTCGGTGCGTACGGTTACTTCCGAATACTGCCGCTAAGCGACACTAACGGGTGCGTCCGGTGCGCCCGCCGCGGCGTTGGGGGTAGGCCTTCACGCGGGTGGCGGCGAGCTCGACAACGGCGTCACCAGCAGGGCGACGCTGCCGGCGGCGGTTCTGGTCACCACCAGCGTCGCCGCGGCCGAACCCCGCGGAGCGAGGCGCTTGCGGAGCACGTCCGGGTCCACGTCCACGCCCCGCTTCTTCACGGTGAGGGTCCCGACGTCGCGGGCACGCAACGCGCGCTTGAGCGCCTTCACGTCGTACGGCAGCACCTCCTCGACGCGGTACGCGGTGGCGAACGGTGTCGGCACGTGCCGGTCGGAGGTGAGGTAGGCGATCTTCGGGTGCACCAGCGCCCCGTCCACCAGCGGCGCCACCGCGGTCACCAGCCCGGCGCGGATCACCGCACCGTCGGGTTCGTAGAGGTAGGCCCGCGGCTCGCTGACCGGCGCCTCGCCCGGGTCGTCGGCGTCGGTGAGCCCGGCCGCCGCAGGGAGCACGGTCGCGCGCCGGCGTACGGGTTCGCCGGAGCGTTCCGCCCGCGACCGCAGCGCACCCGACCACAGGGCCGCCTCCTTGACCTCGCGGCCCTCGCTGATCCACTCCGCCTCCACCTGGGCGGGGACCAGCGAGTGCGGGATGATCGGTGCGGTCTTGACGCAGGCGGTGCCGGTGAGCAACTCGGTCACGAACGACCAGGGCGGTGAGTAGTCCGCCGGGTCGAAGACCCTGCCCCGGCCCGAGCGCCTGGCCGGGTCGGCCACCACCCCGGCGTACACCGATCGGTCCACGTCGGTGACGTCGGCCACCTCGACCCGGGCGTGCACCCGTCCGGGCAGGCCGGGCGCCGGCGGACCAGGGGAGTCGGGTGGCACGTCGGGGCCGGCCAGGCCGGCCAGGCCGGCCAGGTTCGCGCGGGCGATCTCGGCGGTCAGCGGGTCCCGGTCGAACCCGGTCACGGCCAGCCCGGCCCGCACCAGCGCCAGCAGGTCTCCGCCGATGCCACAGCACAGGTCGGCGACCGGCGCGGCCACGGCCTGATCCGGGTGGACGCCCGCCGAACTTCCCTCGGCGCCGAGCACGGCGGCGATCCGGCCCGCACGGTACGCCGCGACGCCGGCCGTGGTGGCCTGCTCCAGTCCGTCGCGGGTGAAGAACATCCGGTCCGCGTCGGGGCCGAACTTGGTCCGGGCCCGACGGCGCAGAGCGACCTGGGTGAGGGCAGCGGCCACCAGGTCGGCGGGGTGGTCGCGGCGCAGCCGGGTGGCAAGGGCGATCGCGGCCCGTTCGTCGTAGGCCGCCTCCACGTCGGCGAGCAGGCCCTGGCCGGCGGGTCCGCGGAGTGCCCGGAACACCTCGAGGTCCATCGGCTCCTCCGCGGGTCGCGGTTTTCGGGGTCCGGTTCCGACCCGCCTGGCACTCAGGTTGACCGAGTGCTAACAACCGCATAGATTCGGCATTGGCACTCTCGACCTTAGGGTGCCAGCAACAGCCCGCGACGAGGCGGCCGGCACCGCGACGACGGCTCGCCAGCGTCGCTCCACAGGTGAAAACAAACTCACGTACACGTGTTCACCGTGACATCCCGTGAAGGGGGAGGTCAGCAAGTGTCGGTCTCCATCAAGCCGCTCGAGGACCGCATCGTCATCAAGACCCTCGACGCCGAAGAGACAACCGCGTCGGGTCTGGTGATTCCCGACACCGCGAAGGAGAAGCCCCAGGAGGGCGAAGTTGTCGCGGTCGGTCCGGGTCGCATCGACGACAACGGCAACCGGGTCCCGCTCGACGTCGCTGTCGGCAACAAGGTGATCTTCAGCAAGTACGGCGGCACCGAGGTGAAGTACAGCGGCGAGGAGTTCCTCATCCTCTCCGCGCGCGACGTGCTCGCCGTCGTCGAGAAGTAGGCCAACGCCGCCGGCAGGAGGGCGGGCCGCGCGCCCGGGTCCCCCGGCGGGCGCGACCCGCGACCACCTGGTCGCGACCGAGTGGTCGCGTCGCCACCGCCCTCCTGCCGTCGGCTCCTGCCGCCGGCCCGGGTCCCGTCCCTGGCCGCACGCGGCAACAGACGTACACGTTTGACGGACGACTGACGACCGGCACCAGCCGGGGCCCGGCCACCGCCGGACGACCCCGGTGGGGCGTCGTGGAAGGACATTTAGACCCATGCCGAAGATCCTGGAGTTCGACGAGAACGCACGGCGCGCCCTCGAGCGCGGCGTCGACGCCCTCGCGAACACCGTGAAGGTGACGCTGGGCCCGAAGGGCCGCAACGTCGTCATCGACAAGAAGTGGGGCGCTCCCACCATCACCAACGATGGTGTGACGGTCGCCCGCGAGGTGGAGCTCGAGGACCCGTTCGAGAACCTCGGCGCCCAGCTCGTCAAGGAAGTCGCCACCAAGACCAACGACATCGCCGGTGACGGCACCACCACGGCGACGGTGCTCGCCCAGGCGATGGTGCACGTCGGGCTGCGGGCGGTCGCCGCCGGCGCCAACCCGATGGCGCTGAAGAAGGGCATCGACCGCGCGGTCGAGTCCATCAGCACCTTCCTCCTGGACAAGGCCAAGTCGGTCGACACCCGGGAGGAGATGGCCCACGTGGCCACCATCTCCGCGCAGGACGCGCAGATCGGCCAGCTGATCGCCGAGTCGTTCGACAAGGTGGGCAAGGACGGTGTGATCACCGTCGAGGAGTCCAACACCCTGGGCACCGAGCTCGAGCTCACCGAGGGCATGCAGTTCGACAAGGGCTTCATCTCGCCGAACTTCGTGACCGACGCCGAGCGCCAGGAAGCAGTCCTGGACGACCCGTACATCCTGATCCACCAGGGCAAGATCTCCTCGATGGCCGACCTGCTCCCGCTGCTGGAGAAGGTCGTCCAGGCGGGCAAGCCCCTGGTGATCATCGCCGAGGACGTCGAGGGCGAGGCCCTGGCCACCCTCGTGGTCAACAAGATCCGCGGCATCTTCAACTCCGTGGCCGTCAAGGCGCCCGGGTTCGGTGACCGCCGCAAGGCCATGCTCGAGGACCTCGCCGCGCTCACGGGTGGACAGGTCATCGCCCCCGAGGTCGGGCTCAAGCTCGACCAGGTGGGCCTCGAGGTGCTCGGCACCGCCCGTCGCGTCACGGTGACCAAGGACGACACCACGGTCATCGACGGCGGCGGCTCCGCCGACGACGTGGCGGCCCGCGTCGCCCAGATCCGGGCCGAGATCGAGAACACCGACTCCGACTGGGACCGCGAGAAGCTGCAGGAGCGGCTCGCGAAGCTGGCCGGCGGCGTGTGTGTGATCAAGGTCGGCGCGGCCACGGAGGTCGAGCTCAAGGAGAAGAAGCACCGCATCGAGGACGCCGTGTCGGCGACCCGGGCGGCGATCGAGGAGGGCATCGTCACCGGCGGTGGCGCCGCCCTCGTTCACGCCGCGGCGGCGCTGGACAACCTGTCCGAGCTGACCGGCGACGAGAAGGTCGGTGTCGAGCTCGTACGCCAGTCCGTCCGCGAGCCGCTGCGCTGGATCGCCGAGAACGCCGGCGCCCAGGGTTACGTCGTCGTGGAGAAGGTCCGCGAGAACGGCCCCGGCAAGGGCTACAACGCCGCCACCGGCGAGTACGGCGACCTGGTCGGCCAGGGCGTCATCGACCCGGTGAAGGTGACCCGCTCGGCGCTCGCCAACGCGGCGTCCATCGCGGCGATGCTGCTCACCACCGAGACGCTCGTCGTCGACAAGCCGGAGGAGGCCGAGGAGGCCGCCGGTCAGGGCCACGGCCACGGCCACGGTCACTGATTCGCTAGCCGGCTGAGACCGGCCGGCTCCGGCGTACGCCGGACAGCACGCAGAACGGCCGAGGGGCCGGGATTCCTCCGCGGAGGAGTCCCGGCCCCTCGGCCGTTTGTCGCCGGTGAGCCGCGACCCGTTCAGTTGCTCGCCCCGGCCGCGTCCGGGCACGACCCGCGCGAATCGCCCGAACCCGCGAATCGCCCGAACCCGCGAATCGGCCGAAGCCGGAACCGGCGACAATAGGTCTGATGTCCACCCAGGTCACCCTCAGGTCCCTCGGCGTGCGGGTGTACCTGCCGTCCCTCCTCTACGGCGTGGGCCAGGGCGCCATCGCGCCGATCGTGGCGTTGTCCGCCCGTGACCTGGGCGCATCGGTCGGCTCCGCAAGCCTGGTCGTGGCGGCCGCCGGTGTCGGTCAGCTCGTCGGTGACCTGCCTGCTGGAGCCCTGGCCGGGCGCATCGGTGAGCGGCGGGCGATGCTGGCGGCCTCCGCACTCGTGGTCGGTGCACTCGGCGCGTGCATGCTGGCGTCCACCGAGTGGCTGCTCGCGCTGGGCATCTTCTGCACCGGTCTCGCCGGAGCGGTGTGGGGCCTCGCGCGGCAGGCGTACCTCGCCGAGGTGGTGCCGTTCCACCTGCGGGCCCGGGCCATGTCCACTCTCGGCGGGGTGCAGCGGATCGGGATGTTCGCCGGGCCGTTCCTCGGCGCGCTCGCGGTCCGGGTGTGGGGGACCGACGGGGCGTACGGACTGCACGCCGCCACCGCGGTGCTCGCCGGTCTTCTCCTGCTGGCGATGCCCGAACCCGCCCACGAGGGCAGGGCCGTACACGCCGGCGGCCCTGTCCGCACCCTCGACGTCGCCCGCAGCCACGCGAGCGTGCTGCGCACCCTCGGCATGGGTGCCCTGCTGGTGGGTGCGGTCCGGGCTTCGCGTCAGGTGGTCATCCCGCTGTGGGCGGACTCCATCGGGCTGGACGCAGCGTCCACCAGTCTGATCTTCGGGATCGCCGGCTCGGTGGACATGCTGTTGTTCTATCCGGCGGGACGGGTGATGGACCGCAGGGGCAGGGCGTTCGTGGCCGTGCCCTCGATGGTGATCCTGGGACTCGCCCATCTGCTGCTTCCCATGACCCACCACGCGGTGACGCTGGCCGGCGTCGCTTTGCTGATGGGTTTCGGGAACGGCATCGGCAGCGGAATCATCATGACGCTAGGCGCCGACGTGTCCCCGCTCGTCGGGCGGACGGCGTTCCTCGGCGCCTGGCGGCTGTGCGCGGACGCCGGCAACAGCGCGGGCCCACTGGTGATCGGAGCGGTGAGCGCCTCGGTGGCGCTCGGCCCGGCAGTGCTCCTGATGGGCGGGGTGGGCCTGGTCGGGGCGGTCCTGATGGGCCGGTGGATCCCGCGGCACGCGCCGGCGCCCACAGGCCCGTGACCGGGTGGTCGCGGCCGGGGAGCCGGGTACGGCCGAGCGCTGCCGCAGAGCCCGCGACGCCGCGATCCGGGTGGGCCGCTGTCCTGGGGTGACGCCGGACCGAACTGCGGGCGTTCCGGGGAAATGCCACATATGACACACCGGCCCCGCGTCGAGGGCGCACCGGGAACCCTCGCTAGCATGAAGGGACGTTCGCGACCGGAGGAAGCATGAACCTTGATCCCCGGCAGGAAGACGGCGACGTCACCGGCCCCTTCACCACCCTCGGCCTGACCTACGACGACGTCCTGCTGCTGCCAGGCGAGTCCGACGTCATCCCCAACGAGATCGACACCACCAGTCGGATCTCCCGCCGGATCAGTGTGCGGATCCCGTTGCTGTCCAGCCCGATGGACACCGTGACCGAGGCCCGGATGGCGATCGCCATGGCGCGCCAGGGCGGGATCGGCGTACTCCACCGCAACTTCTCCATCGAGGACCAGGCCCAGCAGGTCGACCTGGTCAAGCGCTCCGAGGCCGGCATGGTCGCCCAGCCGATCACCATCGGGCCCGACGCGACGATCGGCGAGGCCGACGCCATCTGCGGCCAGTACCGCATCTCCGGCGTGCCCGTCGTAGGCCCGGACCAGGAGCTTCTCGGCATCGTCACCAACCGCGACATGCGGTTCGAGACCGACCACTCCCGCCTGGTCCGCGACATCATGACGCCGATGCCGCTGGTCACCGGCGTGGTCGGCATCTCCGCCGACGAGGCGATGGGGCTGCTGCACAAGCACAAGATCGAGAAGCTGCCGCTGGTCGACAAGGCCGGCCGGTTGCAGGGGCTGATCACCCTGAAGGACTTCGTCAAGCGCGACCAGTTTCCCTACGCCACCAAGGACGACACCGGCCGGCTGCGGGTGGCCGCGGCGGTCGGCTTCTTCGGCGACGGGTGGAAGCGGGCGATGACGCTGGTCGAGGCCGGCGTCGACCTGCTCGTCGTCGACACCGCGCACGGTCACACCTCCGGCGTACTCGACATGATCCGCCAGCTCAAGGCCGACCCGGCCGCGGCCCACGTGGACGTGATCGGCGGCAACGTCGCCACCCGGGCCGGCGCGCAGGCGGTCGTGGACGCGGGCGCGGACGGGGTGCGGGTGGGTGTCGGGCCCGGCTCGATCTGTACGACCCGGGTGGTGGCCGGGGTCGGCGCGCCGCAGGTCACCGCGATCTACGAGGCCGCACGCGCGGCCAAGCCGGCCGGCGTACCCGTGATCGGCGACGGCGGACTGCAGTACTCCGGCGACATCGCCAAGGCCCTGGTCGCCGGCGCCGACTCGGTGATGCTCGGCTCGCTCCTCGCCGGCTGCGAGGAGAGCCCGGGTGACCTGGTGTTCATCAACGGCAAGCAGTACAAGACCTACCGCGGCATGGGCTCGCTCGCCGCGATGAGTTCACGGGGCAAGAACCGCTCCTACTCCAAGGACCGCTACTTCCAGGGCGACGTACCCTCCGACGACCAGCTCGTACCCGAGGGCATCGAGGGGCAGGTGCCCTACCGCGGGCAGCTCCGCGCGGTCGCGCACCAGCTGATCGGCGGGCTGCGCCAGTCGATGTTCTACGTCGGCGCCCGGACGGTGCCCGAGCTGCAGGAGCGGGGGAAGTTCGTGCGCATCACCCCTGCCGGGCTGAAGGAGAGCCACCCGCACGACATCCGGATGACGGTCGAGGCGCCCAACTACTGGGGCCGCTGAGCGATCCGGGGGGCCTGACCGCGGTCCTCGCGGCGTAGGGGAGAATCAGGGCCGTGACCGAGATCGAGATCGGCCGTGGCAAACGCGGTCGCCGG encodes:
- a CDS encoding glycoside hydrolase family 3 protein, which translates into the protein MPLRRWRARTARAVALALLLIMSTACGMSGDDGGRDRAGSANQGARGDQKVTPKAGRGRPTATPTPTPRSDSKSLAWGPTEAEWHRAQQTVAGMTASQKAGQVIVAGFQGTAAPIESLRRYHVGGVIVMGYNVDSVAQVQAVNAALHAEARNEGRDWPLLVGVDQEGGPVARVTEPLTEFPSYMTLGAARDPLLARRVARASGEELRKLGFTMVFAPDADVTTGPDDPTIASRSAGDDPDLVSAIVKGSLRGYADAGILSVPKHFPGHGSVPADSHVSLPVQHASLATLERRDLVPFAAAVKDGVSAVMVAHIDVRAVDPGTPASVSKPMIDGVLRKQLGFQGAVFTDALEMAGVADKYGSAEAGVRALLAGADVLLLPASAAKTHDAIMAALSSGRLPQARLDEAAARSIALMLHARSTAQKTPSEVELGGAKDVSYAASLKGLTVVSGRCEGRLVGERISVVGGRSEDRARLTEAARKAGLTVGEGGDVVHLLGRGEAGSGAVVVALDTPYGLARSSASEARIGLYGRTPEAFHALVDVLTGRARGGGRLPVHVGDLPAQHCR
- a CDS encoding Rid family detoxifying hydrolase; translated protein: MAKEAIKTDQAPNPAGAYSQGIVANGFLYTAGFGPADPKTGKLVEGGVAEQTAQVMRNVAAVLAERGLTFADVVKATVHLADLADFADFNRVYESFLEEPYPVRTTVGSQLNNILVEIDVVAALRS
- a CDS encoding class I SAM-dependent methyltransferase, with the protein product MDLEVFRALRGPAGQGLLADVEAAYDERAAIALATRLRRDHPADLVAAALTQVALRRRARTKFGPDADRMFFTRDGLEQATTAGVAAYRAGRIAAVLGAEGSSAGVHPDQAVAAPVADLCCGIGGDLLALVRAGLAVTGFDRDPLTAEIARANLAGLAGLAGPDVPPDSPGPPAPGLPGRVHARVEVADVTDVDRSVYAGVVADPARRSGRGRVFDPADYSPPWSFVTELLTGTACVKTAPIIPHSLVPAQVEAEWISEGREVKEAALWSGALRSRAERSGEPVRRRATVLPAAAGLTDADDPGEAPVSEPRAYLYEPDGAVIRAGLVTAVAPLVDGALVHPKIAYLTSDRHVPTPFATAYRVEEVLPYDVKALKRALRARDVGTLTVKKRGVDVDPDVLRKRLAPRGSAAATLVVTRTAAGSVALLVTPLSSSPPPA
- the groES gene encoding co-chaperone GroES codes for the protein MSVSIKPLEDRIVIKTLDAEETTASGLVIPDTAKEKPQEGEVVAVGPGRIDDNGNRVPLDVAVGNKVIFSKYGGTEVKYSGEEFLILSARDVLAVVEK
- the groL gene encoding chaperonin GroEL (60 kDa chaperone family; promotes refolding of misfolded polypeptides especially under stressful conditions; forms two stacked rings of heptamers to form a barrel-shaped 14mer; ends can be capped by GroES; misfolded proteins enter the barrel where they are refolded when GroES binds) encodes the protein MPKILEFDENARRALERGVDALANTVKVTLGPKGRNVVIDKKWGAPTITNDGVTVAREVELEDPFENLGAQLVKEVATKTNDIAGDGTTTATVLAQAMVHVGLRAVAAGANPMALKKGIDRAVESISTFLLDKAKSVDTREEMAHVATISAQDAQIGQLIAESFDKVGKDGVITVEESNTLGTELELTEGMQFDKGFISPNFVTDAERQEAVLDDPYILIHQGKISSMADLLPLLEKVVQAGKPLVIIAEDVEGEALATLVVNKIRGIFNSVAVKAPGFGDRRKAMLEDLAALTGGQVIAPEVGLKLDQVGLEVLGTARRVTVTKDDTTVIDGGGSADDVAARVAQIRAEIENTDSDWDREKLQERLAKLAGGVCVIKVGAATEVELKEKKHRIEDAVSATRAAIEEGIVTGGGAALVHAAAALDNLSELTGDEKVGVELVRQSVREPLRWIAENAGAQGYVVVEKVRENGPGKGYNAATGEYGDLVGQGVIDPVKVTRSALANAASIAAMLLTTETLVVDKPEEAEEAAGQGHGHGHGH
- a CDS encoding MFS transporter; translation: MSTQVTLRSLGVRVYLPSLLYGVGQGAIAPIVALSARDLGASVGSASLVVAAAGVGQLVGDLPAGALAGRIGERRAMLAASALVVGALGACMLASTEWLLALGIFCTGLAGAVWGLARQAYLAEVVPFHLRARAMSTLGGVQRIGMFAGPFLGALAVRVWGTDGAYGLHAATAVLAGLLLLAMPEPAHEGRAVHAGGPVRTLDVARSHASVLRTLGMGALLVGAVRASRQVVIPLWADSIGLDAASTSLIFGIAGSVDMLLFYPAGRVMDRRGRAFVAVPSMVILGLAHLLLPMTHHAVTLAGVALLMGFGNGIGSGIIMTLGADVSPLVGRTAFLGAWRLCADAGNSAGPLVIGAVSASVALGPAVLLMGGVGLVGAVLMGRWIPRHAPAPTGP
- the guaB gene encoding IMP dehydrogenase yields the protein MNLDPRQEDGDVTGPFTTLGLTYDDVLLLPGESDVIPNEIDTTSRISRRISVRIPLLSSPMDTVTEARMAIAMARQGGIGVLHRNFSIEDQAQQVDLVKRSEAGMVAQPITIGPDATIGEADAICGQYRISGVPVVGPDQELLGIVTNRDMRFETDHSRLVRDIMTPMPLVTGVVGISADEAMGLLHKHKIEKLPLVDKAGRLQGLITLKDFVKRDQFPYATKDDTGRLRVAAAVGFFGDGWKRAMTLVEAGVDLLVVDTAHGHTSGVLDMIRQLKADPAAAHVDVIGGNVATRAGAQAVVDAGADGVRVGVGPGSICTTRVVAGVGAPQVTAIYEAARAAKPAGVPVIGDGGLQYSGDIAKALVAGADSVMLGSLLAGCEESPGDLVFINGKQYKTYRGMGSLAAMSSRGKNRSYSKDRYFQGDVPSDDQLVPEGIEGQVPYRGQLRAVAHQLIGGLRQSMFYVGARTVPELQERGKFVRITPAGLKESHPHDIRMTVEAPNYWGR